One region of Peribacillus simplex genomic DNA includes:
- a CDS encoding reverse transcriptase-like protein, giving the protein MIEVYIDGASAGNPGPSGAGVFINNNGVVERHSFPLGNMENHEAEYHALIKALEICVANKYQIVSFRTDSQAINQAIEKRFAKNKYAILLERALKLSDELELFFIKWIPNLENKSADELARRAIRLNKALGNS; this is encoded by the coding sequence TTGATCGAAGTGTATATTGATGGTGCCAGTGCGGGCAATCCAGGGCCGAGCGGCGCAGGTGTTTTCATTAATAATAACGGTGTGGTCGAGCGGCATTCCTTTCCGCTTGGAAATATGGAAAACCATGAAGCGGAGTACCATGCTTTAATCAAAGCATTGGAAATTTGTGTAGCCAATAAGTATCAAATCGTTTCTTTTCGTACTGACTCCCAAGCCATCAACCAGGCCATTGAAAAAAGATTTGCAAAAAATAAGTATGCCATATTGCTGGAAAGGGCTCTAAAGCTTTCCGACGAGCTTGAATTATTTTTCATAAAATGGATTCCAAATCTCGAAAACAAATCCGCGGATGAGTTGGCAAGACGGGCCATTCGCTTGAATAAAGCTTTAGGAAATTCATGA
- a CDS encoding RrF2 family transcriptional regulator — protein MRLTSYSDYSLRVLIYLASHDQSKLSNIKEISEVYQLSKNHLMKIVHNLGKLGYIETIRGRNGGFRLAKSPADINVGELVRKTEEDFYLVECFKDHDNCVISPVCSLKFVLNNALDAFLQVLDQYTIADFSENKVMLKAYFDSVKQNDEEPDFL, from the coding sequence ATGAGGTTGACGAGTTATTCCGATTACTCACTTAGAGTGTTGATTTACCTGGCTTCCCACGACCAAAGCAAATTATCAAATATAAAAGAGATTTCTGAAGTTTATCAACTATCTAAAAATCATTTGATGAAGATTGTTCATAATCTAGGTAAACTAGGCTATATTGAGACGATACGCGGAAGAAATGGCGGTTTCCGGCTTGCAAAATCACCTGCTGACATAAATGTAGGGGAACTGGTGCGGAAAACCGAAGAGGACTTTTATCTAGTGGAATGTTTTAAAGATCACGATAACTGTGTGATTTCTCCCGTTTGTTCATTGAAATTTGTCCTTAATAATGCCTTGGATGCTTTTCTACAGGTCCTTGATCAATATACGATTGCAGACTTCAGCGAAAATAAAGTGATGCTCAAAGCCTATTTCGATTCGGTAAAGCAGAATGATGAAGAGCCCGATTTTTTATAA
- a CDS encoding zinc-finger domain-containing protein — MNRKKIYEEVEDVLASFCQDCFLRKHFRKEKGRSYAHQFCISECTVGEKLKQLGNELSDLS, encoded by the coding sequence ATGAACAGGAAAAAAATATATGAAGAAGTGGAAGATGTTCTCGCTTCATTTTGCCAAGATTGTTTTTTACGAAAGCATTTTCGAAAAGAGAAGGGGCGTTCGTATGCCCATCAGTTCTGTATTTCAGAGTGTACAGTTGGTGAAAAATTAAAACAGCTGGGAAATGAACTTAGTGACCTTTCGTAA
- a CDS encoding DUF6123 family protein, with the protein MDAEVARSTEEYVSFLEGKGFTFGSDDIGFIYFGKRYTEASDILVNAAIELTLKVQKSFDGSFYISFLENLKQNGIKTRSEAVSFAKEQGLLK; encoded by the coding sequence GTGGATGCAGAAGTGGCGAGATCAACTGAAGAGTATGTTAGTTTTTTAGAGGGTAAGGGATTCACTTTTGGTAGCGACGATATTGGTTTTATTTATTTTGGTAAGCGCTACACGGAAGCAAGTGATATTTTAGTCAATGCTGCAATAGAATTGACTTTGAAGGTTCAAAAGAGTTTTGATGGCAGCTTTTATATTTCCTTTTTGGAAAACTTAAAACAAAATGGTATTAAAACCCGCAGTGAAGCAGTATCGTTTGCAAAAGAACAGGGGCTGCTTAAATAA
- a CDS encoding DMT family transporter, whose protein sequence is MNKTADFSLLFVVFIWGVTFVMVQNALSFLEPFTFNAVRFFMAFVFLLIPYILTLHKKGKTWNKGLFKAGFHIGVWLFLGYGLQTIGLNYTTPAKTGFITGLSVVMVPVFSLLLLKHRLSRNTIIGVTAATVGLYLMTFADRSNLNIGDLLVFLCAISFAMQIITTARYAKTLPALPLTLIQISTVSLLSYVSAFIFKENHSIIFSSEVMLQKDVWTALLVTAALATAFAFFAQTFFQAYTTPTRVALIFSMEPVFAALSSYILIGEKLTSASIIGCAFIFLGMILADLPVNKKKPIAKEFS, encoded by the coding sequence ATGAACAAGACAGCTGATTTTTCATTATTATTCGTTGTATTCATCTGGGGCGTCACTTTTGTAATGGTTCAAAATGCCCTATCTTTTCTTGAACCATTCACGTTCAATGCCGTCCGTTTCTTCATGGCCTTCGTTTTCTTGCTTATCCCTTATATATTGACTTTACACAAAAAGGGAAAAACCTGGAATAAGGGCCTTTTTAAAGCTGGGTTTCATATCGGAGTTTGGCTTTTTTTAGGCTATGGGCTTCAAACAATCGGATTGAATTATACTACTCCTGCGAAGACAGGCTTCATAACGGGATTAAGTGTCGTCATGGTACCGGTTTTTTCTCTGCTTCTTTTAAAACATAGGCTTTCCCGTAATACAATTATAGGTGTCACTGCCGCAACCGTTGGGCTTTATTTAATGACGTTCGCTGACCGGTCCAATTTGAATATCGGTGATTTATTGGTATTTTTATGCGCAATAAGTTTTGCCATGCAGATCATTACGACTGCTAGATATGCCAAGACCCTTCCCGCATTACCGTTGACGCTGATTCAGATTTCAACCGTATCTTTATTATCCTATGTTTCAGCCTTCATTTTCAAAGAGAATCATTCTATCATCTTCAGCTCGGAGGTCATGTTACAGAAAGACGTATGGACTGCTTTATTGGTTACGGCAGCCCTTGCCACTGCGTTCGCCTTTTTCGCACAAACCTTCTTCCAAGCCTATACGACACCTACGAGAGTCGCATTGATTTTTTCAATGGAACCGGTTTTTGCTGCGTTATCCTCATACATATTGATAGGGGAAAAATTGACTTCCGCTTCCATCATTGGCTGTGCATTCATTTTCTTGGGGATGATACTTGCTGATCTGCCTGTTAATAAAAAGAAACCGATAGCAAAGGAGTTTTCTTGA
- a CDS encoding reverse transcriptase-like protein produces the protein MKVIMQWTYHASKKPSADFVSDWLDAGTALVITEDLEKAGRLKEVEFKDEFDTAWTKKELKKLLTEVEEEPQDVTVFFDGGFQKDEKVAGIGVAIYFRQGKKFWRLRTNVKLEQFESNNEAEYAAFHEAVRQMDELGIHHQSCVFKGDSLVVLNQLSGEWPCMEENLNKWLDRIEAKLDELKIIPVYKPISRKENQEADRLATLALQGKAIFSKIEIAGSKET, from the coding sequence TTGAAGGTAATTATGCAATGGACATATCATGCTTCAAAAAAACCATCTGCCGATTTCGTTTCGGATTGGCTTGATGCCGGGACTGCACTGGTCATTACGGAAGATCTTGAAAAGGCAGGAAGGCTGAAAGAAGTGGAATTCAAGGATGAATTCGATACAGCATGGACAAAGAAGGAGCTAAAAAAACTCCTGACTGAAGTTGAGGAGGAGCCTCAGGATGTGACGGTTTTTTTTGATGGCGGTTTTCAAAAAGATGAAAAGGTGGCAGGGATTGGTGTTGCCATTTATTTTCGTCAAGGTAAGAAGTTCTGGAGGTTACGCACCAACGTGAAATTGGAGCAATTCGAATCCAATAATGAAGCGGAATATGCGGCCTTTCATGAAGCGGTCAGGCAGATGGACGAACTTGGAATCCACCATCAAAGCTGTGTATTTAAAGGGGATTCTCTAGTTGTCTTAAATCAACTTTCCGGTGAATGGCCATGTATGGAAGAAAACTTAAATAAATGGCTGGACCGCATTGAAGCGAAACTGGATGAGTTAAAGATCATTCCGGTCTATAAGCCAATTTCCCGAAAAGAGAACCAGGAAGCCGATCGCCTGGCAACACTTGCTCTTCAGGGAAAAGCCATTTTCAGCAAAATAGAAATTGCTGGGTCAAAGGAGACATAA